In one window of Arthrobacter pascens DNA:
- a CDS encoding ABC transporter substrate-binding protein: MIPNPAVSRRGFLGLAGGLSVAAALAGCGTSGGSSTGGPVSGTSTAILPSTAPTTWNAVLAKVNSKLKGDLGFELDAQFINWSNYQQQSLLKFTAGEKFDSALQALWLNMAQLQQSGSLADLTSEIPKYKNLSATLPKKLVESNSWDGKLWGIPQVNSAARVQHFVIRQDLADTLGFSTITDFEQLERFFYAVKQKNDGTVAYGAASGSGYLHAMPMPTGMFNAATWDNPDRIARAFSGKGMFFLLAKDAAKTGSSAPTPFWDDEGVVDALRRTRKYYNDGIINADAMNTDAATLKSQWTAGKYAAGWAMTDGTSSNTLTTLQKAVPKAALANIMPLKGGLSAKPNQTFQADNLVVVNSKGGNLDRTMQLQDWLSIKENHDLICYGIEGTDWEPVDGNKFKPLNDYAFPGYALAWRSSLERKSMSISASEEKIFDWAQNFDNFTVDPFASFVPDTTPVKQQVAAMTNVITQFANPLFYGVVDVDDQLDKLKKAADGAGVDKLQAEMEKQANAHLKKQS, translated from the coding sequence ATGATCCCCAATCCAGCAGTTTCCCGCCGCGGTTTCCTTGGCCTGGCCGGCGGCCTCAGCGTCGCCGCAGCACTGGCCGGATGCGGCACATCCGGCGGTTCATCGACTGGCGGGCCCGTCTCGGGGACCTCCACCGCCATCCTGCCCAGCACCGCTCCGACTACCTGGAACGCCGTTCTTGCCAAGGTCAACAGCAAGCTCAAGGGCGATCTGGGCTTCGAGCTGGATGCCCAGTTCATCAACTGGTCCAACTACCAGCAGCAGTCCCTGCTGAAGTTCACCGCGGGGGAGAAGTTCGACTCCGCTTTGCAGGCCCTGTGGCTGAACATGGCGCAGCTGCAGCAGAGCGGATCCCTCGCCGACCTCACCAGCGAAATCCCCAAGTATAAGAACCTCAGCGCCACGCTCCCGAAGAAGCTGGTGGAATCCAACAGCTGGGACGGCAAACTCTGGGGCATCCCGCAGGTGAACAGCGCGGCCCGAGTCCAGCACTTCGTCATCCGCCAGGACCTGGCGGACACCCTGGGCTTCTCCACCATCACAGATTTCGAGCAGCTTGAGCGCTTCTTCTACGCCGTGAAGCAGAAGAACGACGGCACCGTTGCCTACGGCGCCGCGTCCGGCAGCGGATACCTCCATGCGATGCCCATGCCCACCGGAATGTTCAACGCCGCCACCTGGGACAACCCGGACAGGATCGCCCGTGCGTTCAGCGGCAAGGGTATGTTCTTCCTCCTGGCCAAGGACGCGGCGAAGACCGGATCCTCGGCGCCCACGCCGTTCTGGGACGACGAGGGAGTAGTGGATGCCCTGCGCCGAACCAGGAAGTACTACAACGACGGGATCATCAACGCGGACGCCATGAACACGGACGCTGCGACCCTGAAAAGCCAGTGGACCGCCGGGAAGTACGCGGCAGGGTGGGCTATGACCGACGGCACCTCCAGCAACACCCTCACCACGCTGCAGAAGGCTGTGCCCAAGGCGGCCCTCGCCAACATCATGCCGCTCAAGGGCGGGCTGTCAGCAAAGCCGAACCAGACATTCCAGGCAGACAACCTCGTGGTGGTCAACTCCAAGGGCGGCAACCTGGACCGGACCATGCAGCTGCAGGACTGGCTCTCCATCAAGGAGAACCACGACCTCATCTGCTACGGCATCGAGGGCACCGACTGGGAACCTGTCGACGGCAACAAGTTCAAGCCGCTCAACGACTACGCCTTCCCCGGTTACGCCCTGGCCTGGCGGTCCAGCCTCGAGCGAAAGTCCATGTCGATCAGTGCCAGCGAAGAGAAGATCTTCGACTGGGCACAAAACTTCGACAACTTCACCGTGGACCCCTTCGCCTCCTTCGTCCCGGACACGACCCCGGTGAAGCAACAGGTTGCCGCCATGACCAACGTGATCACCCAGTTCGCCAATCCGCTCTTCTACGGCGTGGTCGACGTCGACGACCAGCTCGACAAACTGAAGAAAGCCGCCGACGGCGCAGGCGTTGACAAGCTGCAGGCCGAAATGGAGAAGCAGGCCAACGCCCACCTCAAGAAGCAATCCTGA
- a CDS encoding carbohydrate ABC transporter permease produces MSTSTTPTVVTPKEPSAANSLQSPRQHRRVSRGQGTTPDARLSGRQKFTRIEPFTIASYAGVTLFGLFALIPLWMIVAGSLTAESTLARSGYSFFPEPFSLDAYAAIFSGTAVFQGYAATLFITFVGTALSLCATASLSWVIARRMPRISRPLTIFAYLPMLFSGGLVPMYLLVTQVLQLQNSWFAVILPHMMAPFLVFVAVSFFRQLPEEILDSAKVDGAGELRVFFEIVLPLSKPILAVIGLFYAVSYWNEWFTAMLFISDPDKYPLQLMLQNLIANVTNATMLPGSGSVAPIYQLRLALTVVTIGPILLAYPFAQRYFVKGLTLGATKG; encoded by the coding sequence GTGAGCACCTCCACAACCCCAACAGTGGTCACGCCCAAGGAGCCGTCGGCGGCCAACAGCCTGCAGTCACCGAGGCAGCACCGCCGGGTGTCCAGGGGACAGGGCACGACGCCGGATGCCCGGCTGAGCGGCCGTCAAAAGTTCACCCGGATCGAACCGTTCACCATCGCCAGCTATGCCGGGGTCACGCTCTTTGGGCTATTTGCCCTGATTCCGTTGTGGATGATTGTGGCGGGTTCCCTGACCGCTGAATCCACGTTGGCCCGCAGCGGCTACAGCTTTTTCCCCGAACCGTTCTCACTGGACGCCTACGCCGCCATCTTCAGCGGCACGGCGGTGTTCCAGGGATATGCAGCCACACTCTTCATCACCTTCGTGGGGACCGCCCTGTCGCTCTGCGCCACAGCGTCCCTGTCCTGGGTCATCGCCCGCCGGATGCCGCGGATCAGCAGGCCTCTGACGATCTTCGCGTACCTGCCCATGCTGTTCTCCGGCGGTCTCGTTCCCATGTACCTGCTGGTCACGCAGGTCCTGCAGCTGCAAAACAGCTGGTTCGCCGTCATCCTTCCGCACATGATGGCTCCGTTCCTGGTGTTCGTGGCGGTCAGCTTCTTCCGCCAGCTTCCCGAAGAAATCCTGGATTCGGCCAAGGTGGACGGAGCCGGCGAGCTTCGGGTCTTCTTTGAGATCGTCCTGCCGCTGTCCAAACCGATCCTGGCCGTCATAGGGCTGTTCTACGCCGTGTCCTATTGGAATGAGTGGTTCACGGCAATGCTGTTCATCTCGGATCCGGACAAATACCCGCTCCAGCTGATGCTTCAGAACCTCATCGCGAACGTCACCAACGCGACGATGCTGCCGGGTTCAGGTTCGGTAGCGCCGATCTACCAGCTGAGGCTGGCACTGACAGTGGTGACCATCGGGCCCATCCTGCTCGCTTACCCGTTCGCCCAGCGCTATTTCGTCAAGGGCCTCACGCTCGGCGCCACCAAGGGCTAG
- a CDS encoding ABC transporter permease subunit: protein MTAQQGKPSLSDESSRKPKNRRSRRHSGRGSGVLLLLAAPGIVWFLVFAYAPMAGLVVAFKNFSVSQGIFNSPWAGLDNFKYFIESGDAPAIVLNTLVLNVLFLAATLAAGLMLAIMLNELRARVFKKFMQSAIFFPYFVSPIVISIILQVILAGAGGHGGAVNDALGIFSLPEVSWYTEAGPWPWILTIVKVWQLGGYMSVIFLAAITAIPEDVYEAAMLDGASRARMAVSITLPLLKPTAAILIVLGVGRIFYGDFGTIFAIIGDNGTLFSTTDVIDTYVFRSLRTIGDFGTTAAIGLFQSVVGFILVTAAVLLQRRYSKESSIL from the coding sequence ATGACAGCTCAACAAGGGAAACCTTCGCTCAGTGACGAGTCCTCCCGTAAGCCCAAAAACAGGCGTTCCCGCCGTCACAGCGGCCGCGGATCCGGGGTTCTGCTCCTGCTGGCGGCGCCGGGGATCGTGTGGTTCCTGGTCTTTGCCTACGCCCCGATGGCCGGCCTGGTCGTGGCGTTCAAGAATTTCAGCGTCAGCCAGGGGATTTTCAACAGTCCGTGGGCCGGCTTGGACAATTTCAAGTACTTCATCGAAAGCGGGGATGCCCCGGCCATCGTCCTGAACACGCTGGTCCTGAATGTCCTGTTCCTCGCGGCGACACTGGCGGCGGGCCTGATGCTGGCGATCATGCTGAACGAACTGCGCGCCCGTGTTTTCAAGAAGTTCATGCAGTCGGCGATCTTTTTTCCATACTTCGTGTCCCCGATTGTCATCAGCATCATCCTGCAGGTAATTCTGGCGGGCGCCGGTGGGCACGGGGGAGCAGTCAATGACGCCCTCGGCATTTTCAGCCTTCCTGAGGTCAGCTGGTACACCGAAGCGGGGCCCTGGCCCTGGATCCTGACGATCGTGAAGGTCTGGCAGCTGGGCGGATACATGTCAGTCATCTTCCTCGCGGCCATTACCGCCATTCCGGAGGACGTCTACGAAGCCGCAATGCTCGACGGTGCCAGCCGCGCCAGGATGGCAGTGTCCATTACGCTGCCGCTTCTCAAGCCAACGGCAGCCATCCTGATTGTCCTCGGCGTCGGCCGGATCTTTTACGGCGACTTCGGCACCATCTTCGCCATCATCGGTGACAACGGCACGCTATTCTCCACCACGGACGTCATCGACACCTACGTATTCCGTTCACTCAGGACCATCGGTGACTTCGGCACCACCGCGGCTATCGGCCTGTTCCAGTCGGTGGTCGGGTTCATCCTCGTCACAGCGGCGGTGCTCCTCCAGCGCCGCTACTCCAAAGAAAGCAGCATCCTGTGA
- a CDS encoding LacI family DNA-binding transcriptional regulator, translated as MRISKDDRPPVIADVARLAGVSVPTVSRVLTGNIPVSEERRNRVLAAIKELQYHPSPLARALKSGNRTMIAIFAAGTETYGYAYTIAGIEEAAKAAGYSIVISAVKSADPADVQAAVELALQQQLAGIIVLDFDPSAAEVLKQLPGTVPIVAASGFPAGQPGFPYAFIDEYAAGREATEHLLELGHRTVHHLGLFPLSQFSGRYQGWKDALTDAGIAPPPVLEASRSALSGYDQGLRIAADPDITAVFCSNDGLAIAALRALLENGVRVPQDVSIVGWDNQPFSQFTWPALTTVSPDFKGLGHRTFGLLQQSLAGPEAVADSTAVPRLMERESTAPVNKRRRHHPAQTP; from the coding sequence ATGAGGATTTCCAAGGACGACCGCCCGCCCGTCATTGCCGACGTTGCGAGGCTGGCCGGAGTTTCCGTTCCCACGGTCTCCCGGGTACTGACGGGCAACATTCCGGTGAGCGAGGAGCGGCGGAATCGGGTGCTGGCGGCGATCAAGGAGCTGCAGTATCACCCAAGTCCACTCGCCCGGGCGCTCAAGAGCGGCAACCGGACCATGATCGCCATCTTCGCGGCAGGCACCGAAACGTACGGTTACGCCTACACGATCGCGGGGATCGAGGAGGCCGCCAAAGCGGCCGGCTACTCCATTGTCATATCCGCCGTGAAGTCCGCGGACCCAGCGGATGTTCAGGCCGCCGTCGAACTGGCCCTTCAACAGCAGCTTGCCGGAATCATTGTCCTGGATTTCGATCCTTCGGCTGCCGAAGTTCTCAAGCAGCTGCCGGGAACGGTTCCGATTGTTGCGGCGTCAGGATTCCCGGCGGGCCAGCCCGGGTTCCCGTACGCCTTCATCGACGAATATGCGGCAGGGCGCGAAGCCACTGAGCATCTGCTGGAACTCGGACACCGAACGGTCCACCATCTTGGACTCTTCCCCCTCAGCCAGTTTTCCGGCCGATACCAAGGCTGGAAGGATGCCCTCACTGATGCCGGGATAGCCCCTCCTCCCGTGCTGGAAGCCTCCCGCTCGGCACTCTCCGGCTACGATCAGGGGCTTCGCATCGCGGCCGATCCGGATATCACGGCAGTTTTCTGCTCCAATGACGGCCTTGCCATCGCCGCCCTTCGCGCATTATTGGAGAACGGTGTCCGCGTCCCGCAGGATGTGTCAATTGTTGGTTGGGACAACCAGCCTTTCAGCCAATTCACCTGGCCGGCGCTAACCACCGTATCCCCGGACTTCAAGGGATTGGGTCACCGGACCTTCGGCCTGCTGCAGCAGAGCCTGGCGGGCCCTGAGGCCGTTGCCGACTCCACCGCCGTGCCACGGCTGATGGAACGCGAGTCGACAGCCCCGGTCAACAAACGCCGTCGGCATCATCCGGCACAGACGCCCTGA
- a CDS encoding SWIM zinc finger family protein, with product MSIMVRWSEEKVIGAAPDESSLAAARKLARPGPWSDTGSNDVLVWGKCQGSGRTPYQVSVDIAAPAYRCSCPSRKFPCKHALALLLLWARGEAAEVSAETAGYAQEWVDQRGDRVATRERRHQGQQGQQADPVAQARRQADRLALMDAGIFDFARWLTDLARTGLAAARNQPYSWWDGVAARLVDAQLPGLAEQVRAMGSDVHARADWADHLLFHAGRWWALTKAWRMRDELTPREVADLRTAVGWARASAEILASEALPGPWLVLGACRSDEGRLQQQRTWLRGPDGTVVVVLDFAAQGQALATPRLAGAELDATLVQYPGSAPQRGMFTGPPVPRGLARSLGDGCSIAQALDMESAAVSLSPWQDRHPVLLAGVRFCLGDGGWLRDPAGDALPLVDAPLESLLTLTGGHPVDVFGELEDGRVRPLSVVVGQRVVTP from the coding sequence ATGAGCATCATGGTGCGTTGGAGCGAGGAGAAGGTGATCGGCGCCGCCCCCGATGAATCCTCGCTGGCGGCTGCCCGCAAGCTGGCACGTCCTGGACCATGGTCCGATACCGGCAGCAATGACGTCCTGGTCTGGGGCAAATGCCAGGGCAGCGGAAGGACTCCTTACCAGGTGAGTGTTGACATTGCCGCCCCGGCGTATCGGTGCTCATGCCCGAGCCGGAAGTTCCCGTGCAAGCACGCGCTGGCACTGCTTCTTCTGTGGGCCCGGGGTGAGGCCGCCGAGGTCAGCGCCGAGACCGCCGGCTATGCGCAGGAGTGGGTGGACCAGCGGGGGGATCGCGTGGCCACCCGCGAGCGCCGCCACCAAGGGCAGCAGGGGCAGCAGGCAGACCCGGTTGCCCAGGCCAGACGGCAGGCCGACCGCCTGGCCCTGATGGATGCCGGGATCTTCGACTTCGCCCGGTGGCTGACCGATCTGGCACGGACGGGGCTGGCGGCCGCCCGTAACCAGCCATACAGCTGGTGGGACGGCGTGGCTGCCCGCCTGGTTGACGCACAGCTCCCCGGCCTGGCCGAGCAAGTCAGGGCCATGGGGTCGGATGTGCATGCCCGTGCGGACTGGGCCGACCATCTGCTCTTCCATGCCGGACGCTGGTGGGCCCTGACCAAAGCCTGGCGCATGAGGGATGAGCTAACGCCCCGGGAGGTGGCCGATCTCAGGACTGCCGTCGGCTGGGCCAGGGCCTCCGCCGAGATTCTGGCCAGCGAGGCCCTGCCCGGTCCATGGCTTGTACTCGGGGCCTGCCGGAGCGACGAGGGGCGGCTCCAGCAACAACGGACCTGGCTTCGCGGACCGGACGGAACTGTCGTCGTCGTGCTCGATTTTGCTGCCCAGGGCCAGGCACTGGCTACGCCCCGGCTGGCGGGGGCGGAGCTGGATGCCACCCTCGTACAGTATCCCGGCTCCGCACCACAGCGCGGAATGTTCACCGGTCCTCCTGTCCCGCGGGGATTGGCCAGGAGCCTCGGTGATGGTTGCAGCATCGCCCAAGCGCTCGACATGGAATCCGCGGCGGTCTCGCTCTCGCCCTGGCAGGATCGCCACCCCGTGCTGCTCGCCGGGGTCCGCTTCTGTCTGGGGGATGGTGGCTGGCTGCGCGACCCGGCAGGCGACGCCCTCCCCCTCGTCGATGCGCCCCTGGAATCCCTGTTGACACTTACCGGCGGCCATCCCGTCGACGTGTTCGGTGAACTGGAGGATGGCCGCGTACGGCCGCTGTCCGTCGTCGTCGGCCAGCGGGTGGTCACGCCATGA
- a CDS encoding DUF5691 domain-containing protein — translation MTWLDELRTSGLLGTGRHPAPLPPPDLGFRPPEGLPPEEFLLDQVALADVVTRAARRPDRAETARLPDPAPPDDAPEASGQAAHLLDLLLTQPPVGLELRNQLVTDWLQLAAESGLRVPHRLIPALLTLAATKQGVAEHLHPAIGIRGLWLQHLTRPADSGLPPGNGTEWAELGSADATMELERLRRSDPQAARDLLRTRWDTLSARERAADLGAFAIGLQPDDEDLLERALDDKAKSVREVAASLLDRLPSSARAGRMAARLRPLLGMKGLLRKKFEIDTPAEPDAAALRDGIAADPRSGEPDRLGRLDTIIRGAPLDVWTTAAGRNPAATLAMLEGETRVVNAILATAVLRGDLEWVRALFDVRRDVRLLHSLPSGEREDSLVRHIRGGSAEPMSLVPLLRDMPRPWGPQLTSEALRLITAKGGGQLAGMLADVLPVALPPEAADQCRRQLERPDDEAPRRRVLRDVVQYQSFRQSLTKAFR, via the coding sequence ATGACATGGTTGGACGAGCTTCGTACGTCCGGGCTCCTCGGCACAGGGCGGCATCCTGCGCCGCTTCCGCCGCCGGATCTTGGATTTCGCCCGCCCGAGGGCCTGCCTCCTGAAGAGTTCCTTTTGGACCAGGTGGCCCTGGCCGACGTCGTCACGCGTGCCGCCCGCCGCCCGGACAGGGCGGAAACCGCACGCCTGCCTGATCCGGCGCCCCCGGACGACGCCCCGGAAGCCTCCGGGCAGGCAGCCCACCTGCTGGACCTGCTCCTGACCCAGCCTCCAGTCGGTCTGGAGCTCCGCAACCAGCTGGTGACCGACTGGCTGCAGCTCGCCGCTGAGTCCGGACTGCGGGTCCCGCACCGCCTCATCCCGGCCCTGCTGACCTTGGCAGCTACGAAACAGGGCGTGGCTGAGCACCTGCACCCGGCCATCGGGATACGTGGCCTATGGCTTCAGCACCTCACCCGGCCCGCGGATTCCGGGCTGCCTCCCGGGAATGGGACCGAATGGGCCGAGCTGGGCAGCGCTGACGCCACAATGGAACTCGAACGTCTCCGCCGCAGCGACCCGCAGGCCGCCCGCGATCTGCTCCGGACCCGATGGGACACGTTGAGCGCCCGCGAACGCGCCGCCGATCTGGGCGCGTTCGCCATCGGCCTTCAGCCTGACGACGAGGACCTGCTGGAAAGGGCGCTGGACGACAAGGCAAAGAGCGTGCGAGAGGTGGCCGCCAGCCTGCTCGACAGGCTGCCCTCAAGCGCCCGCGCGGGCCGCATGGCCGCCCGGCTACGCCCGCTGCTGGGCATGAAAGGGTTGCTCCGTAAGAAGTTCGAAATTGACACGCCAGCTGAACCGGATGCTGCCGCCCTGCGCGACGGGATCGCGGCGGACCCCCGCAGCGGCGAGCCCGACAGGCTCGGCCGACTGGACACGATCATCCGCGGCGCTCCCCTCGACGTGTGGACGACGGCCGCCGGCCGCAATCCGGCGGCGACGCTGGCCATGCTTGAGGGTGAAACCCGCGTGGTCAACGCTATTCTTGCCACCGCCGTACTGCGGGGCGACCTTGAATGGGTGCGGGCCTTGTTCGATGTCCGCAGGGACGTGCGGCTGCTTCATTCCCTTCCCTCCGGCGAGCGTGAGGACTCGCTGGTGCGGCATATCCGCGGTGGCAGCGCGGAGCCCATGTCGCTGGTTCCGCTGCTGCGGGATATGCCCCGGCCGTGGGGTCCTCAACTGACTTCCGAAGCACTACGGCTGATCACCGCCAAAGGAGGGGGCCAACTCGCCGGGATGCTGGCCGATGTCCTGCCTGTGGCGCTTCCGCCCGAGGCGGCCGATCAGTGCCGCCGGCAGCTCGAGCGTCCCGACGACGAGGCCCCGCGGCGCCGCGTGCTTCGTGATGTCGTACAGTACCAATCATTCCGACAATCGCTGACGAAGGCCTTCCGATGA
- a CDS encoding ATP-binding protein, giving the protein MTDAQSPTDVLRAHAEHAYADELRELAAADDRPRPPNWHLSPWAVATYVLGGTLPNGVRISAKYLGSARLVEIAVASLATDRALLLLGVPGTAKTWLSEHLAAAISGTSTLVVQGTAGTPEEALRYGWNYARLLADGPSRAAMVAGPVMRAMETGSVVRVEELTRIPSDVQDSLVTILSEKVLPIPELNEEVQARQGFNVIATANNRDKGVNELSSALRRRFNTVVLPLPDTLDQEVEIVTTRVRSLGASLELPADLASLSEISRVVTIMRELRAGVTQDQRTTIKSPSATLSTAEAISVMTNGLSLAAHFGDGTVRAQEVAASLVGAVVKDPVQDRVIWQEYLETIVRNRPEWKDLYRACRDLETSN; this is encoded by the coding sequence ATGACCGATGCCCAGTCCCCCACCGACGTGCTTCGCGCCCACGCCGAACACGCCTACGCCGACGAACTCAGGGAGCTGGCTGCTGCGGATGATCGGCCCAGGCCGCCGAACTGGCACCTGTCTCCTTGGGCCGTGGCCACCTACGTGCTCGGCGGTACGCTGCCGAACGGCGTCCGGATCAGCGCCAAGTACCTGGGCTCGGCGCGGTTGGTGGAAATCGCCGTGGCATCCCTCGCCACGGACCGGGCGCTGCTGTTGCTGGGGGTACCGGGCACCGCGAAAACGTGGCTCAGTGAACATTTGGCTGCCGCCATTTCGGGTACATCCACGCTTGTCGTGCAGGGCACGGCGGGCACGCCGGAAGAGGCGCTGCGGTACGGCTGGAATTATGCGCGGCTGCTCGCCGACGGCCCCTCCCGGGCCGCCATGGTCGCAGGTCCGGTGATGCGCGCGATGGAGACGGGAAGCGTGGTACGCGTGGAAGAACTCACCCGCATCCCGTCAGATGTGCAGGATTCGCTCGTCACGATCCTCAGTGAGAAGGTCCTCCCGATCCCAGAGCTGAACGAGGAAGTCCAGGCGCGCCAGGGATTCAACGTCATCGCCACAGCCAACAACCGGGACAAGGGCGTTAACGAGCTGTCATCGGCGCTGCGGCGCCGCTTCAACACCGTCGTCCTGCCGCTCCCGGACACCCTGGACCAGGAGGTGGAGATTGTCACTACCCGGGTCCGCAGCCTGGGCGCGTCCCTGGAACTCCCTGCTGATCTGGCCTCGCTCTCGGAGATCAGCAGGGTGGTCACCATCATGCGGGAACTGCGCGCGGGAGTAACCCAGGATCAGCGCACCACGATCAAGTCGCCGTCGGCCACCCTGTCGACCGCGGAAGCCATCTCGGTGATGACCAACGGGCTTTCCCTGGCCGCGCACTTTGGCGACGGAACCGTCCGTGCCCAGGAAGTGGCGGCCAGCCTGGTGGGTGCCGTGGTCAAGGACCCGGTGCAGGACAGGGTCATCTGGCAGGAGTACCTGGAGACCATCGTGCGGAACCGTCCGGAGTGGAAGGATCTTTACCGAGCCTGCCGTGACCTTGAGACGTCGAACTGA
- a CDS encoding DUF5682 family protein: MRRLLRAAIREGHGRIAVVCGAYHAPALVPADFPPASADNKVLAGLPKTKVAVTWVPWTSDRLSLRSGYGAGVTAPGWYQHLFTHWMAQDQGNEVSTTWLVRVARALRKENLAASTASVVDASRMANALAAVRGRPSPGLAELDDAAQAVLCDGSPLPLALVHRELTVGLELGTVPESAPTVPLAADLAASLRKLRWKPGSMEEVLSLDLRKPPQLARSVLLHRLALLGVDWGVQAETGRTTGTFKEAWTLQWRPELAVALVEASRYGTTVASAAATYVSEHAQEARGLTELSELLAGCLLADLPDGIAGVVSVLGERTALQQDVGPLLETIAPLARTCRYGNVRGVDVTGVRKILDTTIVRACVGLPTACAGLDDDAAAAMRRAIDSAHHGLSLLPGLPLEDWHRALAAVAGPDRIHGSVAGRATRLMLDAGLLDGDDVAARLSRRLSIAAPPQESAAWLDGLLSGDATLLIYDRRLLQIVDGWVAGVDDDVFGDVLPLLRRTFSAFSRPERREIGEQVSRGGVEPNTLAGTLDITGAGPAVQTMARYLGWQATA; encoded by the coding sequence ATGCGGCGGCTGCTGCGGGCCGCGATCCGCGAAGGGCACGGGCGGATCGCCGTGGTGTGTGGTGCCTACCACGCCCCGGCATTGGTACCTGCCGATTTTCCTCCCGCGTCAGCCGACAACAAGGTCCTCGCCGGCCTGCCCAAGACCAAGGTCGCCGTCACCTGGGTGCCGTGGACCTCGGACCGGCTTAGCCTGCGCAGCGGCTACGGTGCCGGCGTGACGGCCCCCGGCTGGTACCAGCATCTCTTCACCCACTGGATGGCGCAGGATCAAGGCAATGAGGTCTCCACGACCTGGCTCGTCCGGGTGGCCCGTGCTTTGCGAAAGGAAAACCTGGCCGCCTCGACAGCCTCCGTGGTGGACGCGAGCCGGATGGCGAACGCCCTTGCCGCCGTCCGGGGGCGGCCCAGCCCCGGCCTGGCCGAACTGGATGACGCCGCCCAGGCCGTGTTGTGCGACGGTTCACCGCTTCCGCTGGCCCTGGTGCACCGGGAACTCACCGTCGGGCTCGAACTGGGAACCGTGCCGGAATCGGCACCGACAGTCCCCCTGGCCGCGGATCTGGCCGCCTCTCTGCGAAAGCTCCGCTGGAAGCCCGGCAGCATGGAAGAGGTCCTGTCCCTTGACCTGCGGAAACCACCTCAGCTGGCCCGCTCGGTTCTGCTGCACCGGCTGGCATTGCTCGGCGTGGATTGGGGCGTTCAGGCCGAGACGGGCCGGACGACCGGGACCTTCAAGGAGGCCTGGACATTGCAGTGGCGCCCGGAACTGGCTGTCGCCCTGGTGGAAGCCAGCCGTTACGGAACCACGGTAGCCTCGGCCGCCGCCACCTACGTGTCCGAACATGCACAGGAGGCCCGCGGCCTCACGGAGCTCAGCGAACTGCTCGCCGGCTGCCTGCTGGCCGATCTCCCGGACGGCATCGCCGGTGTTGTGTCCGTACTTGGCGAGCGCACTGCCCTGCAGCAGGACGTCGGGCCGCTGCTGGAAACCATTGCGCCCCTTGCCCGCACCTGCAGGTACGGCAATGTGCGCGGCGTTGACGTCACCGGCGTACGGAAGATCCTGGACACGACAATCGTGCGGGCCTGCGTGGGGCTGCCCACGGCCTGCGCCGGGCTGGATGATGACGCCGCCGCGGCGATGCGCCGGGCAATCGACTCGGCCCATCATGGTCTGTCGCTGTTACCTGGGCTGCCGCTGGAGGACTGGCACCGGGCACTGGCCGCCGTCGCAGGCCCGGACCGGATCCACGGCTCGGTCGCGGGGAGGGCCACCAGGCTCATGCTTGACGCGGGCCTGCTGGACGGGGACGACGTCGCGGCCAGGCTCAGCCGCAGACTGTCCATCGCCGCTCCTCCGCAGGAATCCGCGGCCTGGCTGGATGGGCTCCTCTCTGGCGACGCGACACTGCTGATTTATGACCGGCGGCTGCTTCAGATCGTCGACGGGTGGGTTGCCGGGGTGGACGACGACGTCTTCGGTGATGTCCTTCCGCTCCTGCGCAGAACCTTTTCAGCATTCAGCCGGCCGGAGCGGCGGGAAATCGGCGAACAAGTCAGCCGCGGCGGCGTCGAGCCTAACACCCTGGCGGGAACGCTGGACATAACGGGCGCGGGCCCCGCAGTCCAGACGATGGCCCGGTATCTCGGATGGCAGGCGACCGCATGA